The Cicer arietinum cultivar CDC Frontier isolate Library 1 chromosome 1, Cicar.CDCFrontier_v2.0, whole genome shotgun sequence genome contains the following window.
GtagtaaaatattaatctttttTCATTGGAAATGGGCCATTAAGGAAAATTCCATGTAGGTAATGAGATGAGTCCAAAATAATGAAGGTAGGAGAAAGTGCAaatgtaaaaacaaaaacaaaagaataaaaagaatGCAGGCAAGAACAAATCCCTGTAAACAAGTAAACGGTTTTCATGCAAAGTGATTTACAAAAACATACAACAATGAAGATGTCTTCAAAGTTCGATAAATCCTAAATTGTTTTTTCTGTCTGTTTGGACATGAGACTTTCTCACACACTCCAACCACCtaagtttttatatatatgtttgtgttgCGAAACTAATAGATTTTTTATACAGTACAAATTACTTTTGTTactgtatattttaaaatgatttaataaatatacaCATGCTCTaaagattttttatattatcaattaatcataataattaaattacaaaaaaaaaaaaaaaactttaaacttTGAAAGGCAtagtatatcaaaattaaacttattttcaaaacaaaaactataatttgattaaatgaTAACACATTGGTACCAAATGCAATTGTGTAAACTACACACGAAGCCATCAAAtttcaataatcaaaatatagcACAGAATAGTAACAGTTTTATTTCAGATGCAGAGTTTGGAACAAGTATCAGAAAATCCATTCTGATATTGGAACATAACATAATGTACATAAATTTCTCAACTATCAATcattaatcatattcaattattgcATCAACACCATGACATTTAATGACAGAGCTCAAGCAAATATTAGCCGAAACAATTTGTGCGTTATTAACAAAGAAATCGCCTCTGCCGCGATTATGAATCCTAATCATTCTAGAGCTAATTCCTGATGGAACAAGTGTACCAGTTGGAAAATGTGACAAATCATAGAAATACAAAGGCATTGGAATTGCATGGCTTAATAAAAATTCTTCAATTTGATCAGCTGAAATAGCTGATGCAGATAATTCTCTATCATCAGGCATTAAAAAAGTGAAGTCCCTAGTTGGTTGTGATGTTCCATTTAGCATCTGCAAAAGCATTGCAAATCCATAGAAAGATTTTGCTCTCATGTCACCTATTGCTGCTTGTAAATCAGTATGGTTAAAGGGATGTATTGTGGATTGTGATTCTGCAAAagcaagaagaaaaagaaacatgAATAAACATTGTAGAGACATTGGTGAAAATGGAAGAATAGAAATTTTAATAGCTAGGGATGTGTGTGAATAATTAAATAGGTAAAGGTTTTTGCAGATGCAGGGTACAATGCATGAGGattttatattgttataattttgtttGATAGAAACTAAATAAGAGTAGGTTAGGTTGTACATGAGGAACTGCTTTCTTCACAAAGTTTGGTTGTgctttaaatttgtttatatttaaattccAAAGTATGATAATTAACTgtctttttattaatatatgtcAAGTATGAATGTATCTTCAAAATCTagcattttttttccaatttaaaaaatatatatcttggGCAATGAAGAAATATTTCCATGAAAAATGGGAAAAGCAATTACATGATTTGAATAATTTCTTTGGAAGCAATTCTTATTGTTGGATAAATGGGAACTGATTCATCCAcctcaaaaatttaataattaaataaaagtctaaatatcaaaaatatttcgATCTCCAATATGTGTTGTTTGATTGAGTACGCCTACAAGATATggtatttaaacaaaaattaattacctGTTATAAAAAGatagatttatttatataatttaattaagagagttaaataatttaattcataatattaaattataataaaaaattaaaatttattttaaattaaataaataaattcaaatatataaaaaatcattaattttacttttaataaaataaaataaaaatatcaacaaatacATTATAAATAATGTACCGATGAATTAGTGGGTACGTTTATTTTACCATCTTATAAGTATTGGTGTCATTGTTTGCATTAgtattttttgtatttgattAGCACATTTTGTGTTTGACAATTTCTAaggtataataaaaaatagtgtatgggtattataaattttttattaataattttttttaatttgttttcgtATGGACATAGTCTCTAAAATCacaaaattttaacattaagaTTCTCaagattataatattttatggtGGGTGGTGGCTTCTGATAGATTGCGATCACCGTTAAAACTTGCTATTTGATTACTTATTTTAtacataaagtaaaaatataaaattctagAGTGTTAAATGTACAACATTAAcgatatcaatataatttttaaagtttatgataaattataaaaataaaataaaaaacaattgaaaTTCTTCTCAATTGTAGCATGTGTAAATGTTTTGATTGGACTGAATGATCGACAACCACTATAgtatctattaaaattaaataaattaaaattaatatataaataacatatcattcaattattaataatttaattttgatagtaCCAAAACAATGTACACTAGAAGTTTCttcttatattataaattatttgtctttgttttttgaaagaaataaaaaagggtaaagctaaaatttaaaatcatgaaCAATACAAGAAATTAGAAGTTGAACGGTATAGCTTGTGTGCCACAACCTTTGAAAAGACACTGAAAAGGAGAGTCTCGATTTTTCTGAGCTTTATTAGAATTAACTCTAAGAGCAACACTTCATAAATATTTGTCTTCCATGATGGGAGGCAAAATTCCAGGTTAGATGGCTTGGATCCCGAGAATCACATTAAAAAAACTATAGTCTTTATATATCATGTCTCTATAACACTCAATATTTTGATGACTCTATCTTCCTTTGTCCCTActtataaaaagaagaaaaaaaattatttaaagtgaatttatttattttaagtgaaCGGATAACGACATGTTTCTTTTatagatatattataattacaatTTAAGCTGCAATTAGGGATTTAAAAAAGTCacagtaattaaataattatattttatatgttaaataaattaaataaagatgtaatatatataatatgtgaatgataaaattatttttataaaaaaaattatttaatattaaaaaaattatatttatattcatgatttttaatattcattttatttttaaatattatgtatCAATTGGTTTTTAGTGTTTTAGAttatattggttaaaaaattatccttataataaaatcatacatattttaaaaattaattaattactatttaAATATCTcctaatattatttcttaaaataccTACACATATCTAAATACAAGACTTTgtgtaaaattatttcttttgattttgatgtttaaGGTAGAGATACTATTACAATCCGATTAAGGATGTCCCTCCACAGTTCTTTCGATATTTAAGGTAGAGAAACACATAGATTAAGATATTATATAAatggagaattttttttaaaaagtatgtaAACCTTAAAACTGGAAATCCATAAATTTTCATAATatgatacatattttttttttatgaaaatgttTACGGTTGGCGCTGAGTGTTCAGGACAATATTATTATGAGTTGCAATTAGTTATAGAGGGcctatttgtcaaaaaaaaaaaaaaaaaagctatagAGGGCTATACATTGGGCTGTGTAGAGGGGGAAACTTTTTTTAGGGGATTCGTCTAACCCTTCAATTTTATTcacaaatgtaaaaaatattatcgaAATTATGTTTCTAATTGTATTATGAATTTGcctcttttaaaataaaaaatacataaaataagtaaatctattattgatattataaacaCTTATGATTAATCATGCATGTGTACAGTgtacataatattaacaattaacTTTATTATCAATAGTTGATATTACTCATTTTATTCTCTAAAGTTGAATGAATAGACAAATTAGTCTTTGAAATTATAAGTGTCGGTCAAATCAATCCATGAATTTTGCAAATTAGCAAATACatcattgaaattataaaatatcaattaaaatagtctTTAAGTAAATTTTTACCGTTAGATAATTTGATGTGACATTATAACTTGATATGTGGCTTACCAATGTTGATCACATATCAATTTCATCATCTGAGAGAGAAACTTGTCAATAAAATTGTGTTATCTCAAAAACAAATTTGTGATTAATTGTAATTATACATGGACTAATTATTGACAGATTAAttcatgtaatttttaaatttcatagaAAAATTAGTTTATGTTGTAATGATATTGATATGAGATCAACGTAAAGGGTCACATATTCAATTAACATGTCATATcataattttaatgataaaagtttaaatatacactattttaattgatattttacaatttcaattgtgtatttgtcaatttataaaattcagaTATTAATTTGATTGACGTTTATAATTTGAATGATCAAGTTGTCTAATTATTCTTCCAAATTTAGTTGTTTATTTTAGATGAGTCAAATTCTAACATTACATAGTATTTTCTTGCTTTTTTTACTACATTTTTACCTCGAGATATATTTTAGGTTTGGTTATGTTGATGTGTTTTCTTTTAGATTGGGTTGTTGTTTATGTTgcactattttttctttcaccgtagttttatatttttgaatttttctagtaaaattttaattgaaactaAGGTCGGCCTAAGGGACAAGCAACCTAAACTAGGGTTTTAGACCTTAAAATGGTAggtctaaaaaaattaaaatttaattatgaataaACTCCTAACATTACTTACCTCAATTATCAAGATAAAAGTCTCATATTCGTTATCACTCAAATTCAATCTTGGACggaacaaaatttaattattatttatttttttataagtcttatgttatttcttttttatttaaaaagatattactataatattctCTTTAGGTCTTAGATTCTAGTATAGTCTCTCGAATTTTTtctcttcttattttttaataatattttttgagggGTAATAGTCTGACGAGAATTAAAAGAGACTTTACAAAAGTGGCCTAAAAcgtttaaaatataataattttttacacaaAAATGAGTTTATCAACAGAATgacaaatgaattattttaatgagGTTTAAAACAAAGACTACAGTGGCTTCTCATTTGGGTCAACCATTAATCAAATCTACTACGTTTTCACATTTTGTTATCTCTTTCtcacattaattaaatattttaagagaCATAAAagattagaaagaaaaaatgaatggggaagaaagaaaaagataaaatgagGGAGAAAAGATGATGGAAGAAAGAGAAAGATGGAGTGAGAGATAAAATATgagattatattaaaatttatgtaggaCTAAAAATGACATATTTTATCCCAAAAAAACTTGTGACAAATTTTGGATTATGGATAATTGTGGTATTTTTGTAGTAGTTTCTAAATATAGTTATAGCATatcattttcttatttatgTTTGATTGTGAGAACAAATAAAGACAGTAGAAATTGATGAGATAGAatacaaaaaagagaaagatGTGTAAATCATAGTAGAGAAAGATATGAAAATTATAGTAGATTTAAGTATtgtttgaaataaaagaaatatataataaatagaatATAGACATTTAAGTTTCTCTCTTAACTTTCTCTGTTTTGTTGGAGAGAAATAGGAAAGGAATGATAGCATCtttcaaatgacaaaaatactattaaattaaaagattaatatattataattttttgagttaaatatatttttagtctttatcaaatattaaattttgtttttagacACTATAAAAATTGTCTtcaatttttagtctttatacaACTTTACATTAGTTGCTCTAGTCcctattaaatcaaaataaatcaaaGTTTTTATCACAGTGCTATCAAATTTTGCGGATTTATGTATCACGATAGaagttcatttaaaaaataagttaaaaattcGATTTTTTAAGttcatatttatgttattttaattttttgagcTTTTTAcacttaaaattaatatttaattaattgattgttaataatttataaattttatgagaactttttataatatttttacaagaaatcaatcaaaaattcaaattgtatATAAAGTTTGAGTTAACAACGTGGATTTAGTGTGAGTGGTTAAGTCTCACATTGACTAAGAATAAGTTAAATCTTGAATATATAAGAGATGTGacttatatactattttctctTAGGTTTTGAGTTGAGATGTTGTGTCAAAGTATCTTCTAATCCAAGTGCATTTGGTCCATTGCTACTCTCGGCGTTCCCCAGACTCCCCAATAAGTGGTCTTAGAGTCATAATTCAGTTTGGTGGAAAAGTTATTCCTGATCTTTATATAAAAGTCTTCTTTGCAGTATAGTTAGAAAGTGTGTATTGTTGGTAATAACAGTGGTGGTATAAGTATAAAGTGTAAGAGACTCACACTTAAGTGTTTAACTCTCATATCGACTATGAATAAgttaaatattgaatatataagagAAGTGACTCATATACCACTGTTTTGATGTTTTTAGTTGAGATATAGTATAAAAGTCTCTAATGATCTTGAAGTATTTTGCTCATTGGTGATTTTGGTGCTCCTCCCCAACACACTAAACATACTTATAGAAAATATTGCAGGAACTTAAAAGtcaaagaaaattttataagaaggtgaaacaaaattttgaaattttatatacactaaaaacatatttgattcatttgtaaaaataatatatatatatatatatatatatatatatatatataatacgtGTATTATATTTATAGATGTTATTTCTTGCAAGATATTGTCATTGTCAATGTACTTGAATCtattaaattatagtttttattgtGGTTCAAAGCAGATtcgttttaaatattttgaaatctaattttaaaaattaaattttaataaaaatacagtaaaaactaaaaaaaaatatttatttaaattataaataacatcaataaaacaaaatacaaatatttataaataatatcaataatattaaaattttgattatattttttatttcttttttgtcaaaaaatttaaacttgtTCTGTTTTTCTAAAATCTATTTGTGCTtttgaattttagttttttatttatttctaaacTCTATAGTTAATGTGAACTTTTATCTtctagtaatattttttaaaatctcttaatgaaataaaataaaaatatagacttTGTGCAGTCTGTTATAATATtctgtttttttaaaacataaactgcttattaaattatttttactttgataTGAATAAATGTATCAATCTAACTTAATTGAACTTTGTTTTGTGTGCACTTCTACATATGAAAAAAGTATGGGTTGTCTCTCCTCTATTTCTTCGCATATATGGAGAGAGAAAAGTTGTATGTTTACAATGTTCGATGTCTCTCTGATCAATGTCTATGTCTTTGATATTGCATGCATTCCAATCTCACCATTAAGGTATTTTTTGTCCTTCCTCAAGAATAAATGTTGTGACTACCAAACACACACTGATCGATGATCCCTACAACTTAAGCTTCCACAACCAAATACTAATTGGGTAGACactaaattacttttaaaaaataacacattaaatttaaaGTGTTACATTAGAGTTGTTACTTCTAAATTTAACTACCttcaaacataatatatatGCACACTTgataaaaacaaatacaaacTGGATTGGTTATAAAGTGAATATAATAAGTATTTAACCATCAACCATTAAAATgaattactttatttattttttatgagtaaaattcctttattatttgattataaaGTGAAATAGTACTTGTTTACAATAtgagaaaatgatcaaaatagcTCTCAATGGTAAAGCTCATGTTTCACCTAAAATGGATAGGTCTAGTGGGAAATAACAAAAGCAGAGCatagtcaaaataaaaattaaacttcatCTCTAGAAAAGCATTTGATAAAGCAATGTGCACTTTTGTATCGTAAGAATTTAAATAACTTCCTTTCCACATGGAAAGGAAATCTTACAAACTTTTGAGCTAAAGTAAGCAAATGCTTTGAGCATGTAGTTAGTGGAATGAAGTTGTTGATAGATGATATTATCCTCATTTATACATGGCATGGTTTGCAAGCAATTGGTATATGAACcctcaattctttatttatttatgagacTAATTACTCAAATGTTTTTGTTGGTAGTTCACACTTGGCCCaccaaaaagataaaaaataattagtccTCATGACACTGATGATTCCTCTATCACTCTTTTTGGACTTGAATTCCCCACCATCAGCAAAAACTCAATTggttatatataaaaaactgTTCTATTTTGATTAAATGGTTTCAATTCAAActcaatatttaaaatcataaaataaaaatttaaatatatttttttaagccGCTTAAACCATCTAATCAAAATCAGATAGTGCAAACCGTCTTAATTGTGTTCTCTTTagtaaatttcaaaagtttataacaattaaattttcacaataaaacaaataaaaagaagatcACCGTTAACGTGTTTTTCATTCATCCCCACACTCCAAAAGAaatgatgaaaacaaaaaaagtagTTTCCACGTTCACATCCCCTTATTATGAGaagtaaaaataattctaaaaacttttaGTAAAATTCATTTATAACGCATTATCGGTAATATTTCATTTAACACGGATTTCTCAATACAGACTCTTTTATAGTATGATCCAAATAGTTTGATAACAtgtgttttaataaaaaaattataaacctATTTCTCTTGAACTTAACTCTATTAAATCCATCGTAAGACAAAATTAtatctataaattataaatatattttaaaatcatattttatttaatatcaacacatttcaaataaatattttaatgtatgtttgattttatttttagaggAGTCAAAATTCTAGaggataaacaaaacaaaaattaattttgatattttttttactcaatgattttaacatatttgctcttaaataaaattaattcaatttaaaattaaaatttataatattttaatttagaatttatttttaattcaaagtTTATTATTCAACTTACTTTTACATAAATCTATACAGACAAAAATTATTCtatatttaactcatttttaatctaaatcaattttataaaataattgttcaaaatcaatttttatccCATTATAACCAACACACACctaattaataaaatcaaacactcAATATCTAGCATTCCCTACTCTCTCCAtgataaaatctaaaaaaaattattaataaaaaaattaaattttcacaaAACGTTAATACTTTAGTTACAATTTTGAATGGATGAATTATGATCTAAGCAAAAGAAATGGGGTATGATAAGTTGAAAGACAGATGACAGAAATGAAGGCAGTCCTTAATTTAAGAAATGATTTCCTAGGGACGAGAAAATGTTAGTACTTATTCCTAGAAACAATTAAAGGGGCTCTAAAAACcaccatatttttttctttcttttcatttatCAATCCTTAAATGCTTAACCAGATGTCAGATCCATTTATTGAGTCATTTATGTATAGGTTGAAGTGCCTTTTTCTTACTAACCTTCTTCTCTCTCCTACCACCCTCCAATTTTGACCACTTGTCACACTTTGCAGCATTCCACTTATGTCTCATCATCActattttagtttctataaaatataattttgttgtcTATATAAGTACTTAAAAGTTGCTTTTCATCTTATACTGTTGTTTCTTTTGAGTCTTTATTTTAGAGGAAAAATGAGTTATTTGGGTGTTGGTGTTAGTCCTGGGAATGTTCCAGTATATCACAGCTCAAACATGAAAGTTTTGGATAGGAGGATTAGGATAACTGAGTTGGTTTTGAGGTGTGTCATCCTTTGTTTAGCTCTTCTTGCAGTTTTTCTTGTGGTCACTGATTCACAAGTTAGAGTTTTTTTCACCATTGAGAAGAAAGCTAAATTCACTGACATGAAGGCTTTAGTGTAAGATTTCTTTTCTCAATCTtctctttttttgtttctttttatgcTTAAGCATAATGTTACTAATTTAGagattttatgttttattatgctttaattaaaattaattttgtaaagtgatatttgtgtttatatataaatatttaggtaAAAGTTAgttgattaataaaaattaattttgtaaagtgatatttgtgtttatatatatatttaggtaAAAGTTAgttgattaataaaaattaattttgtagtgTGATATttgtgtttatatatatatttaggtaAAAGTTAGGTGATTAATAAATTTaggtataaaaatttaatttgaattcaaaatcTACAAATTCTACCTTCAAATTAGAATCAATCAATTTTACatatcaaaattgattttggattCTCCAAAAATTGAACCACACATGCACAAAATTATGTTGGAACATGAGACTTTCTGAGCAATACTactatccttttttttttacctagACCAATGTTTTAAATGATGATTGCATCCCAATCCTTGATATTAGTGAATTATGGTCAAATGTGATTTTATATTACCTCAATTGTGGTCGTAAAGACATAAAAAACCTTGATGTAGTAGACATTATGGCGGTAATGTTTTTCCTAATTTTGAtggttaatttataataaattgtaCAGGTTTTTGGTAGTTGCAAATGGGTTAGCTGCTGGCTATTCCTTAATTCAAGGGGTACGTTGTGTAGTGAGTATGATTAATGGAAGTGTACTCTTCAGCAAGCCTTTAGCTTGGGCCATTTTCTCTGGTGATCAggtacattttttattttttttgcatattttctcattttattgCTTTTTATTGATGCTTATGACAGCTATTAAACTAATTAGGCATAACCATCATAGAATTATTGATTCATTTGATTGACTTTCAATACAAACATCTGAATTTATTTCTTGCAGCATATTTTCTAGCATGTATACTCTGTGTAGAGTAGGGTCTGTTTGGATACTAGCCTCAAGTTTGTGTTGTTAAGAAATGTAACTGGTACCGTGGGACCATTTAATCTCTATAACCCTACTTAATTGATACTTTGATATTGGAACATAATCATTCACCATATATAAGGCATAGTATTTATACTAGTATCATGATTGAGGGGTGTCACCATTTGCAGCTGCTTATTAAGTTTGTTGTTGCTTGCTGGCACTGAGTGACCACATCAATTATTAGAAAATGGGTACGGTAGTTATGATCTTACCCAACAActtaaaaacacatttattgAAGAAACACTTCtttaatagattaattttagCTACTAACATAACATACTTTATATCCAATATCGTTCCAATTTTATCAGATGCACCGGAGGGACACTAACATAACTTCAATCCATAAATGGGTTTTTAAGCAAGTCTCATGTGTACACgtcacttatttaaaaaatatttaatgacaATGCTTAATAAGCCCCCAATCTCTCCAAACCAACTCCTCACTCAATAAATCTCGCTAATAACTTTATATCATTATATTTCAACAATACTCATTTATTTTGATACAATTTATTGAGTGGAGCCCAAGAAAAATTGACGAGAGAGTGTCTATACA
Protein-coding sequences here:
- the LOC101500574 gene encoding FAS1 domain-containing protein SELMODRAFT_448915-like — translated: MSLQCLFMFLFLLAFAESQSTIHPFNHTDLQAAIGDMRAKSFYGFAMLLQMLNGTSQPTRDFTFLMPDDRELSASAISADQIEEFLLSHAIPMPLYFYDLSHFPTGTLVPSGISSRMIRIHNRGRGDFFVNNAQIVSANICLSSVIKCHGVDAIIEYD
- the LOC101513412 gene encoding CASP-like protein 2B1 yields the protein MSYLGVGVSPGNVPVYHSSNMKVLDRRIRITELVLRCVILCLALLAVFLVVTDSQVRVFFTIEKKAKFTDMKALVFLVVANGLAAGYSLIQGVRCVVSMINGSVLFSKPLAWAIFSGDQVMAYITVSAVAAAAQSAVFAKLGQPELQWIKICDMYGKFCNQVGEGLASAIVVSLSMVLLSCISAFSLFRLYGGSKIKNAYW